A stretch of DNA from Jeotgalibacillus aurantiacus:
TATTGAAGCTCGTTGGCGTCACAAGCGCCTGAATTTCAACGAGCACCGGACGGGTTCCTTCCATGGAAGCCACAACCGTGGAACCGGCCGCTCCCTGCGAACGCTCCTCAAGGAAAATTTCAGACGGGTTGGCTACCTCCTGCAGACCTGCTTCCCTCATCTCAAAGATCCCCATTTCATTCGTAGAGCCAAAACGGTTTTTAACGGCCCGCAGAATCCGGTACGTATGATGCCGTTCCCCTTCAAAATACAGAACAGTATCCACCATATGCTCTAAAATTCGCGGACCGGCAATAGAGCCTTCCTTTGTAACATGGCCCACTATGAAAATCGCTACGTTTTTCGTCTTTGCAATTCTCATCAGTTCCGCTGTACATTCACGAACCTGCGTCACACTTCCCGGCGCAGAGGTCACTTCAGGATGATAGACTGTCTGAATAGAATCGATAATAACAAACTGCGGTGCGACCTGTTCGATGGAATGAGCGATTGATTCAAGGTTCGTTTCAGCGTAGATTAAAAGCTCCTCTGACGTAACGCCAAGACGGTCTGCCCGCATTTTCGTCTGCTTGACTGACTCCTCACCGGAAATATAAAGCACTTTATTTTTCGTTTCTGCCAGCTGGGACGATACCTGAAGCAGAAGGGTCGATTTCCCGATCCCCGGGTCCCCTCCGATTAAGACCATTGAGCCCGGTACAACGCCTCCGCCGAGCACACGGTTTAATTCCGGCATCATCGTTTTGACACGCGTTTCATCCTGGGTTTCTATCTTAACGAGTGGAGTTGCCTTGGACTGGGTTCCTTCGGGTGTATGGGTAAAGGATTTGCGGGGCTGTTTGCCGGTAATGGTGATATCCTCGACCATCGTGTTCCACTCTCCGCAGCCCGGACACTTACCCATCCATTTCGCTGACTCATAGCCACAGGATTCACACATAAACTTTGTTTTTTTCTTAGCCACTTAACTGCTGCCTCCTAACGATGAAAAAAGGTGCACGTGCCTTTTTCCTTAACACGTGCACCTTCTGACGATTGCTTACGACGTAACGTCTGCTTCTTCTTTACGGTTAACCGTAAATTCGCCGTCCTTATAATCAATTTCAACTGTGTAACCCTGAAGTACGTTTCCTTTTAACAGTTCTTCAGAGAGACGATCTTCAATTTGTTTCTGAATGGCTCTGCGCAATGGACGCGCACCGTATTCAGGATCAAATCCTTCATCGGCAATTTTGCTCTTCGCCTCTTCCGTGATGGATAGCGTAATATCCTGCTCCTTCAGACGCTTCACAAGCTCTTCTGCCATTAACGAAACGATTTCTTTCAAATGCTCTTTTTCAAGAGAGTGGAAGACGATTGTTTCATCAATACGGTTTAAGAATTCAGGACGGAAGGCACGCTTTAATTCCTCCAGCACCTTGCCTTTCATATCCTTGTAATCCTGGTTGGAATCCTGCACAGCGAAGCCGACGTGCTTATTCTGCTTCAGCGCGCTGGCCCCAACGTTGGATGTCATGATCAGCACCACATTGCGGAAATCAACTGTGCGTCCTTTAGAGTCTGTCAGGCGTCCATCTTCAAGCACCTGCAGAAGAATGTTGAAGACATCCGGGTGTGCTTTTTCAATTTCATCAAGCAGCACAACCGAGTAAGGCTTACGGCGAACCTTTTCTGTCAGCTGACCGCCTTCT
This window harbors:
- the radA gene encoding DNA repair protein RadA: MAKKKTKFMCESCGYESAKWMGKCPGCGEWNTMVEDITITGKQPRKSFTHTPEGTQSKATPLVKIETQDETRVKTMMPELNRVLGGGVVPGSMVLIGGDPGIGKSTLLLQVSSQLAETKNKVLYISGEESVKQTKMRADRLGVTSEELLIYAETNLESIAHSIEQVAPQFVIIDSIQTVYHPEVTSAPGSVTQVRECTAELMRIAKTKNVAIFIVGHVTKEGSIAGPRILEHMVDTVLYFEGERHHTYRILRAVKNRFGSTNEMGIFEMREAGLQEVANPSEIFLEERSQGAAGSTVVASMEGTRPVLVEIQALVTPTSFNNPRRMATGIDQSRVSLLMAVLEKRVGLMLQTQDAYLKVAGGVKLDEPAVDLAVLVSIASSYRDEPPKPFDCIIGEVGLTGEVRRVSRIEQRVQEAAKLGFKRAIIPENNIGGWTFPEGIEVIGVTNVGEALKKTLEG